Within the Acidimicrobiales bacterium genome, the region ATCCCCATGAACACGACATTGGACAGGCGCCGCTGCGTCGCCTTCGCCTCGCGAGCGGCGCGCACCACCTGCTCGACGATCTCGCCCGTGGTGAGATGGCGGCGAAAGCCGCCCTGGCCCGTCGCGCAGAAGCCGCACGCCATGGCGCAGCCGGCCTGTGACGACACGCACACCGTCGAGCGTCCCGGATAGTGCATGAGGACGGTTTCGACGGCGTTGCCGTCGTCGAGGCCGAACAGCCACTTGACCGTCGTGGCCTTGTCGGCCTCCTGGCGCATCGTCTCGCGCAGCGCGGGTCGCAGCGCCGGTTCGTCGACCAGCGCGGCGCGCAGCGACTTGGGCAGCGTCGTGAGTTCGCCGACGTCGGCCAGCTGGCTGTAGAGGCCGTCCCACACCTGGCGGGCGCGGTAGGCCGGCTCGCTCGCCAGCGCGGGCAAGGAGGCCAGGTCGTCGAGGGAAAGGTCGTGTCGTGTCATTTGGACAGCTACGACTCTGGCAGAGTTCAGGGCATGGCGATGACGCCCGAACACCACCACCGCGACATCACCGGCGGCTCGGCGCGGGCCGCGGTCTTCGGCGTGAGCGACGGACTCGTCTCGAACGCCTCGCTGATCCTCGGCGTCGCCGGGGGTGCCGGGCATGTTTCGGTGGTGCGCCTCGCCGGCCTCGCCGGCCTCATCGCCGGGGCGTGCTCGATGGCGGTGGGGGAGTACCTGTCGGTGAGCGCCCAGGTCGAACTCGCCCAGCGCGAGCTGCGCCTCGAGCGCCACGAGATCGTGCACAACACCGGCAAGGAGAAGGCGGAGCTGGTGCGGCTCTACGAGTCGCGAGGCGTCAAGGCCGAGACCGCCGAAGAAGTCGCAACGGCGCTGATGGCCGACACCGACCAGGCCCTCGCCGTGCACGCCCGCGAGGAACTGGGCGTCGACCCTGACAAGCTCGGCTCGCCGGTGCGCGCCGCCGTCG harbors:
- a CDS encoding VIT1/CCC1 transporter family protein gives rise to the protein MAMTPEHHHRDITGGSARAAVFGVSDGLVSNASLILGVAGGAGHVSVVRLAGLAGLIAGACSMAVGEYLSVSAQVELAQRELRLERHEIVHNTGKEKAELVRLYESRGVKAETAEEVATALMADTDQALAVHAREELGVDPDKLGSPVRAAVASFVSFTLGAIVPLLPWLFGTGATTARVVASMVLAAGAAVAVGWVLGRFTGRSPAKVAARQLILASISAAIAFGIGHAVGATV